A genomic segment from Sulfitobacter mediterraneus encodes:
- a CDS encoding TetR/AcrR family transcriptional regulator: MSKKKQDLLERLIDAAEAEVAQRGLRSLKARDIATKAGCALGALYTVVEDLDDLITHVNSRTLRRMGASLREALPKGGRPVDALRALAAAYVSFALDHTRLWAAIFYQQLPEGREFPDWHKADYPVLIEQIIAPLSELLPELEEEALTIRARTLYAAVHGVVSMSIHGRYVGVPKEMLHAEVDALLDALARGLEGPAPQTPRSL; this comes from the coding sequence TTGAGCAAAAAGAAGCAGGATCTGCTTGAACGTCTAATTGACGCCGCCGAGGCCGAGGTGGCGCAGCGGGGCTTGCGCAGCCTCAAGGCACGGGACATTGCGACCAAGGCAGGCTGCGCGCTTGGTGCGCTTTATACGGTGGTTGAGGATCTGGATGATTTGATCACCCATGTGAATTCGCGCACCCTGCGCCGGATGGGGGCCTCTTTGCGCGAAGCACTCCCCAAAGGCGGGCGGCCGGTTGATGCGTTGCGGGCCTTGGCGGCCGCCTATGTCAGCTTTGCTTTGGATCACACCCGGCTTTGGGCGGCGATCTTTTACCAGCAATTGCCAGAGGGGCGGGAGTTTCCCGATTGGCACAAGGCAGATTACCCGGTTCTGATTGAGCAAATCATCGCGCCGCTGTCGGAACTGCTGCCCGAGCTTGAGGAAGAGGCCCTGACGATCCGGGCGCGCACGCTTTATGCTGCGGTGCACGGGGTGGTCTCAATGTCGATCCACGGGCGTTATGTGGGCGTGCCCAAGGAGATGCTGCATGCGGAAGTGGATGCGCTGCTGGATGCACTTGCCAGAGGGCTTGAGGGGCCAGCCCCTCAAACTCCCCGGAGTTTATAG
- a CDS encoding PspA/IM30 family protein produces the protein MLKQLFTLARGQTVDRTQSFLDANALTLLRQQMREAAESVSRARKAVAVAMAYEARERKALEALEAQLADLETRARAALEQGREDLAAEAASAIAGLEAERASLRKVVQTYAQDIAALRQVLRQSEAQLAELKRGQRLAEATGKTQSMRASARVSARSPLADAASTLTRLQERQKLADATLQAMSDLSSETSAEALSDRLAAAGMGAAKTTSAEDVLARLKKDINSN, from the coding sequence ATGCTCAAACAACTTTTTACACTTGCACGCGGTCAAACTGTCGATCGCACCCAATCATTTCTTGATGCCAATGCCCTCACGCTGCTGCGCCAGCAAATGCGTGAGGCCGCCGAAAGCGTTAGCCGCGCGCGCAAAGCGGTTGCTGTTGCGATGGCCTATGAGGCCCGCGAACGCAAAGCGCTTGAGGCGCTTGAAGCGCAACTGGCCGATCTTGAAACCCGCGCGCGGGCTGCATTGGAACAGGGGCGCGAAGACCTCGCGGCCGAAGCCGCGTCGGCAATTGCGGGCCTTGAGGCGGAACGCGCTTCTCTGCGCAAGGTGGTTCAAACCTACGCCCAGGATATCGCCGCCCTGCGCCAGGTTTTGCGCCAAAGTGAGGCCCAATTGGCCGAGCTAAAACGCGGTCAACGACTGGCTGAAGCCACCGGAAAAACCCAATCCATGCGCGCCAGCGCGCGGGTTTCTGCACGCAGCCCACTGGCGGATGCGGCCAGCACACTCACCCGGCTGCAAGAGCGCCAGAAACTCGCGGATGCCACCCTGCAAGCCATGTCAGATCTGTCGTCTGAAACCAGCGCAGAAGCGCTGAGTGATCGTCTCGCCGCCGCTGGCATGGGCGCGGCCAAAACAACATCAGCCGAGGATGTGCTCGCCCGGCTGAAAAAAGACATCAATTCCAATTAA
- a CDS encoding trypsin-like serine peptidase codes for MVWQAVGRLDSAKGSYCTGTLISPDLVLTAAHCVFAGNDLVDPSDLTFQAGLTHGTAAAKRPISQIEVLNTYDPSDGMSAKNIRTDVALVRLAESIPTHELDPFRVYSGQLPRGPVSVVSYGKGRSEALSRQDQCQVVHAHSGLLGLDCDLTFGSSGAPVFTHLNGRGQIVALISGGGSWGGQEVALGMVLPEVVGALKRQMRANKPAPRARVKRLTVGGNKDGTGAKFVTAKGS; via the coding sequence ATGGTCTGGCAGGCGGTCGGCCGGTTGGACAGCGCCAAGGGCAGCTATTGCACGGGCACGCTGATCTCACCTGATCTGGTCTTGACGGCCGCGCATTGTGTTTTTGCAGGCAATGATCTGGTCGACCCCTCCGATCTGACGTTTCAGGCGGGGCTGACCCACGGAACAGCTGCGGCCAAACGTCCGATCTCGCAGATTGAAGTGCTCAATACCTACGATCCTTCTGATGGCATGAGCGCAAAAAATATCCGCACCGATGTTGCACTTGTCCGTTTGGCTGAGAGTATTCCAACCCACGAGCTTGATCCGTTTCGGGTTTATTCGGGGCAATTGCCCAGAGGACCGGTAAGCGTTGTCTCCTACGGCAAAGGCCGGTCAGAGGCGCTTTCCCGGCAGGATCAATGCCAGGTGGTGCATGCGCATTCCGGTCTGCTCGGCCTTGACTGCGATCTGACCTTCGGGTCCAGCGGTGCGCCTGTGTTTACCCATTTGAACGGGCGCGGCCAGATTGTCGCGCTTATCTCTGGCGGTGGATCATGGGGCGGGCAGGAAGTGGCCCTGGGTATGGTTTTGCCAGAAGTTGTCGGCGCGTTGAAGCGACAGATGCGGGCCAATAAACCTGCGCCCCGCGCACGGGTGAAACGTTTGACCGTGGGCGGCAACAAAGATGGCACAGGGGCAAAGTTTGTGACCGCAAAAGGGTCTTGA
- a CDS encoding YiaA/YiaB family inner membrane protein yields MNAYANKPSSSWTLFTYLQFAVAAGMMAGGIYFLEASFAAKGFYAMAAIMLVSATVAITKSLRDVEESDRIHNKIEDARTERLLADAGEELI; encoded by the coding sequence ATGAACGCTTACGCCAACAAACCTTCGTCCAGCTGGACCCTTTTTACCTATCTTCAGTTTGCCGTGGCCGCCGGCATGATGGCCGGGGGGATCTATTTCCTCGAAGCCAGCTTTGCCGCCAAGGGCTTTTACGCCATGGCAGCGATCATGCTGGTCAGCGCGACGGTAGCGATCACCAAATCCCTGCGCGATGTGGAAGAATCCGACCGCATACACAACAAGATCGAAGATGCCCGCACGGAGCGCCTCCTGGCTGATGCAGGAGAGGAATTGATCTAA
- a CDS encoding trypsin-like serine peptidase codes for MALVVTSAAYAQDSRLKRLETGVTGKAWEAVGRLDIDGRGFCTGALIAPRLVLTAAHCLYDKETKQRIDHGNVQFLAGFRNGRAGAYRDVRRAVVHPDYVYDGEVSSQRVRNDLALLELQRPINNTTITPFATAARPRPGDPVGVVSYARDRSEAPSLQERCNVLAQQEGVLVTSCAVDFGSSGAPIFTFANGAPQIVSVVSAKAEVEGSDVSLGTSLGAPLAVLRAELVAGKGVYSSSDAAPQRIVAGDANRRTGAKFVKP; via the coding sequence ATGGCTCTTGTTGTCACTTCGGCAGCATATGCACAGGATTCGCGGCTCAAACGGTTGGAAACCGGAGTGACGGGAAAAGCCTGGGAAGCCGTCGGACGTCTGGACATTGACGGGCGCGGATTCTGCACTGGCGCATTGATCGCACCACGGCTGGTTTTGACTGCTGCACATTGCCTCTATGACAAAGAGACAAAACAGCGGATTGATCACGGCAACGTGCAATTCCTCGCCGGGTTCCGCAACGGGCGTGCAGGTGCGTACCGCGATGTTAGGCGGGCCGTTGTGCACCCCGATTACGTCTATGATGGCGAGGTTTCTTCGCAGCGAGTGCGCAATGATCTGGCCCTACTGGAACTGCAACGCCCGATCAACAACACAACAATTACCCCCTTCGCCACCGCGGCACGGCCCCGCCCGGGAGATCCTGTCGGCGTGGTTAGCTACGCCCGCGACCGGTCCGAGGCGCCTTCGCTTCAGGAACGGTGCAACGTTCTGGCGCAGCAGGAAGGTGTGCTTGTCACCTCATGTGCGGTTGATTTCGGGTCAAGCGGGGCTCCGATCTTTACCTTCGCAAATGGCGCGCCGCAGATCGTTTCAGTTGTTTCGGCCAAAGCCGAGGTTGAAGGGTCTGATGTTTCTTTGGGGACCTCCCTGGGTGCGCCACTGGCCGTGTTGCGGGCCGAATTGGTTGCGGGAAAGGGCGTCTATTCATCCTCCGACGCTGCGCCACAGCGGATCGTGGCGGGTGATGCCAACCGCCGCACCGGCGCAAAATTTGTGAAACCATGA
- a CDS encoding Hsp20 family protein produces MRSYDFAPLYRSTVGFDQIANMMDRVLSNDGATPSYPPYNIEKTADDAYRISIAVAGFSDSDLSVEVREKSLIVSARKADEDEEKTYLHRGIATRAFERRFHLADHVHVTGAAHADGMLHIDLERQMPEALKPRQIQIASDRAVLDKDVVEAKSVN; encoded by the coding sequence ATGCGTAGTTATGATTTTGCACCGCTTTACCGTTCCACAGTCGGGTTCGACCAGATCGCCAACATGATGGATCGTGTGCTGAGCAATGATGGTGCCACACCCAGCTACCCCCCTTACAACATTGAAAAAACCGCCGATGATGCCTATCGGATTTCCATCGCGGTTGCCGGATTCTCGGACAGTGATCTGAGTGTCGAGGTGCGGGAAAAATCGCTGATTGTTTCGGCCCGCAAGGCGGACGAAGACGAAGAAAAGACCTATCTGCATCGCGGCATTGCAACCCGCGCCTTTGAGCGCCGGTTCCATCTGGCCGATCATGTGCATGTGACCGGGGCCGCCCATGCCGATGGGATGCTGCACATTGATCTGGAACGGCAAATGCCAGAAGCCCTGAAACCGCGGCAGATCCAGATCGCCTCTGACCGTGCGGTTCTGGACAAGGACGTGGTCGAGGCCAAGTCTGTCAACTGA
- a CDS encoding NAD-dependent succinate-semialdehyde dehydrogenase, which translates to MTDATTNLKSLLKDPSLLETRAYIGGKWVDGEDGTFDVTNPARGDVIAKVANLSRAQVAGAIAQAEAAQKEWASWTGKERAGVLRKWFDLMMANQDDLGAILTAEQGKPLAEAKGEVAYGASFIEFFGEEAKRIYGETIPGHQRDKRITVLKQPIGVAASITPWNFPNAMITRKAAPALAAGCSFVARPAAETPLSAIVMGVLAERAGIPAGVFNVVPSSSSSAVGKEFCENPAVRKLTFTGSTEVGRILLKQAADQVMKCSMELGGNAPFIVFDDADLDAAVEGAIMCKFRNNGQTCVCANRIYVQSGVYDTFAEKLKARVEQMKIGDGFEEGVDLGPLINPAAGEKVKEHIDDAISKGATVILGGNGAMDGNFLPPTIVTGVTQDMQVAQDETFGPFAPLFKFEDEDEVIAMANDTIFGLASYFYANDLSRVYKVAEALEYGIVGVNTGIISTEVAPFGGVKQSGLGREGSHHGIEDYLEMKYICMSV; encoded by the coding sequence ATGACCGACGCTACAACGAATCTCAAATCCCTGCTCAAAGATCCCAGCCTGCTCGAAACCCGCGCCTATATCGGCGGTAAATGGGTGGATGGCGAAGATGGCACCTTTGACGTGACAAACCCGGCCCGCGGCGATGTGATCGCCAAGGTGGCCAACCTCAGCCGCGCCCAGGTGGCCGGCGCCATCGCCCAAGCCGAAGCGGCCCAGAAAGAATGGGCCAGCTGGACCGGCAAGGAACGCGCAGGCGTTCTGCGCAAATGGTTCGACCTGATGATGGCAAACCAGGACGATCTGGGCGCGATCCTGACCGCAGAGCAAGGCAAACCACTGGCCGAAGCCAAAGGCGAAGTGGCCTATGGTGCCTCCTTCATCGAGTTTTTTGGCGAAGAGGCCAAACGCATCTACGGTGAGACCATCCCCGGCCACCAGCGCGACAAACGGATCACGGTGCTGAAACAGCCTATCGGCGTGGCGGCCTCAATCACGCCGTGGAACTTCCCCAACGCAATGATCACCCGCAAGGCCGCGCCCGCGCTGGCCGCCGGTTGTTCTTTCGTCGCCCGCCCTGCCGCTGAAACACCGCTTTCCGCTATCGTGATGGGCGTGCTGGCCGAACGCGCAGGCATCCCCGCAGGCGTCTTCAACGTGGTGCCGTCCTCCTCGTCCTCTGCAGTGGGCAAGGAGTTCTGTGAAAACCCTGCCGTGCGCAAACTGACTTTCACTGGATCCACCGAAGTGGGACGGATCTTGCTCAAGCAGGCCGCCGATCAGGTGATGAAGTGTTCGATGGAGCTGGGCGGCAACGCCCCCTTCATCGTGTTTGACGATGCCGATCTTGATGCGGCGGTCGAAGGCGCCATCATGTGCAAATTCCGCAACAACGGCCAAACCTGCGTCTGCGCCAACCGCATCTATGTGCAATCCGGCGTCTACGACACCTTTGCCGAAAAACTCAAAGCCCGCGTGGAACAGATGAAAATCGGTGATGGCTTTGAAGAAGGCGTGGACCTCGGTCCGCTCATCAACCCCGCCGCCGGCGAAAAAGTCAAAGAGCACATCGACGACGCGATCAGCAAGGGCGCAACCGTGATTCTCGGCGGCAACGGCGCGATGGACGGCAATTTCCTTCCCCCCACCATCGTCACCGGCGTCACCCAAGACATGCAGGTCGCGCAGGACGAAACCTTTGGCCCCTTCGCCCCCCTGTTCAAGTTCGAGGACGAAGACGAGGTGATCGCAATGGCCAATGACACGATCTTTGGTCTGGCATCCTATTTCTACGCCAACGACCTCAGCCGGGTCTACAAAGTGGCCGAAGCGCTGGAATACGGGATCGTGGGCGTGAACACCGGCATCATCTCAACCGAGGTCGCCCCCTTTGGCGGCGTCAAACAATCCGGCCTCGGCCGCGAAGGCAGCCACCACGGCATCGAAGACTATCTGGAGATGAAATACATCTGCATGAGCGTCTGA